The genomic window TCCCTCTCACTTGTAGTCCGCCGCTGATTGATTGATTGTTGGTGGTGGTGATCAGATGAACCAGCGTCATTGGCCGTGAATTTTCCAAGCGGAGAGACTTGGCCACCAGAATCAACCTTAATGCAGCGGAGAAATCTCTGATTCCCCCACCTTAAACCGGCTGGAAACGTGAAATTGTGCAAAGCCTTGGATCTTTTTGTCCCCATAGCAATATCCTGCACATTCAAATCTCACACTTAATCAAACGCTCAAAGGTAGAAGCTTTAGGTATTTTTTGTATGTTCCAATGGATGAAAGAAGCCGTGAGATGGAGAAGGTAGACGAAAGGAAAATTATTTGCTGTGTTTTTCCTTGATATTTAATCTAGGTTTAATTTTATATANTGAAAATTGATATATATGTCGATTATCCAAAAACTAacatttaatcaaattataaaaaaagaaatatttcaaatattacaTAATAATCCTTTATCCAATCGGTAATTTGGAGATTTTATGGAGgaaaaaatttggtaaaactCTTTATATATCACTTGCAGTCTCTTGTTTATATGtatactagtttttttttttcaattgaagAATGTACACTAATATCACATGCTGTTTGTAAAATAgttgatataatataaatttatatattttaatttttttctaacagattattaatataaaacatatatattagaAAGAAGACagaaaacttgtgtgagacggtatcacggatcgtatttgtgagacggatctcttatttggatcatccatgaaaaaatattactttttatgctaagagtattattttttattgtgaatatgggtagggttgacccgtctcacagattaaaatccgtgagacggtctcacatgagactcactctagaaagaaacaaaatgaaattataaatgatagatagttaaaataaatttaaaaataatcactaatttttactttcttaaaataGGAGATAAACTCATACTTCAAGAAACAGTTAGCTTGGGAATTTTATCCTACcaatatatcatttaatattgaatatttgttgTTAAAACATTAATTTATGAAAAGAGTTGAGAGTAAACGGTCATTCAAAAGAATTTATAACTTGGATTTTGGTTACTCGAACTTTGACGGAGCTGCTTGTGAGCTACTCCCGAAACCACTCGTTCGCGGTTGGCTCGCTTACTCTCTCTGCGCTTTACGCTTCGGAAGCCTGTGGGAAGGATGTCCATAAAGCATCAAACACAACATGTAATTAAAACGAGCGTTCAATAAACTAAACATATATGGACTGCGCAAGGCATTCTGCTCAATTGTATtaatatcaagaaaaaaaaacataataccCCCCACCAATTTTTTTCACTATACTAGGCTTGTTTATTTTCATAAACCATAACAAAAATGTGAAACAACTATCTATAAACAGAACTGGTTCAAATTAACATTCTTAAAGCTACCAACTCTTTCTTGTACACCACATTTTACCAGAAGAACATTTTGATCAGATTCCCAGATCAAAATAGCGACACTGCTCAGCATATCACTCTATATTTTTCCATCCTGTGCAATCAACCAGTTCTGCAAGTAAACACGGCTTCTTCTAACTCCAGAGCGACTGCAAATCCacccatgatttcaaattttagcaCCAAATAACCAAATCTAGTAGTAATCAATCTATATTATTTCAGCATCCTTAGATAGGATAGCATAAaatatgaaggaaaaaaaatcacctTTCTTGTCATGGAGCAGCTGCTCCAGAAACTTTATACAATTCTGGTGTAATTTCTGTCAACCACAATCCGGGGAACAATGTCTGCACAAAATCAGAAGACTCAATAAAACAGTGATTCTATGCATTTCTATGAATAATATGTTCAAATAACCAGGAACCCttaattttcattgtttttataaaatcaaagaCGAGTTCGCGAAAACGAATTACTGAGGTTTTCATGTGCTCACATCCAATTGTCTCAGAACAATCTTAGCTCTCTTCTTGGGTCTGCGCGGTGGTTTATGACCAGTAAATGTCAAGAAATCCTCTTCGATTTCTCTCTTTGACAGGGCAACTGAGAACTTCTCCCGTTTCCTTTTCTCTCCGAACCCGTTGCTACCACTCCGCAGCGACTTGCTAGTTACAGCCGCGGCGGCGGCTTTAATTAGAGAAATGTCAGAACTGGGTCTCACACCATCTTCCCTCATACCCTTCCCGCCGACGCCGGGCCAAGAAGCAACACCATTTACCCCGACGGCGAACTCACTTGCCGGTGTCTTACACGCAGCTCGCCTCTTCCTCAGATTCCACGGCCTATTGGTGTCACCTCCCACGGACATCGCCGCAGGATGAGGCGTTAGCGACTGCGGAGACACAGAAACCTCTCCTCCTTCCTTGAAAATCGACACTTTCGATTCATCAGCAGCCTTCTGACGATCAAACATCACGTTCTCTCTCACGGCGGTGACTCCATTACCCTCATCGTCTCCGATTCCACAGCCACCATGTGTTACCTGTGGCGGAGTACAATCCATCTGGATGGATCCAAGAAACACAAAATCAGAATCAGGAGAGCCTTTCTCTCTACCCCGATCTCCTGCGGTCTGCCGCAGTTGGCTTAAATCCTGATGGTGGCGGTGACCAGAAGAATCAGAACCATTGGAGGAGAATTCTCGAAGCGGCGAGCCTTGGCTGTCACAGTCGACCTTTATGCAGCGGAGAGATCTCTGATTCCCCCACCTTAAACCGCCCGGAAACGAAAAATTATGCAACGCCCTGGATCTTTGTGTGTCCATGGCCATATCCTCGAATTCAAAGTTCACACTGAACCCCACGCTCAATGGCAAAAACTATACCGTGGAATGTATTTCTCTGAAATTCGAAGAAGATGGAAACGGCAGAGGAAAAATGGTTTGCTTGCTCtgcttttctttatttttttaggtTTATTATGAGGAAAACCGAAACCAGCATTTTATATCCTGAGGTATAGGGGTGCTTCCGACTTTTCGCAATCTGATCTTTGAACGTTGGAGGGTTTGAGTATTATGCGCTTTTCCATAATTTGCTCGTAACACGCTTCTTTCACAATTGCAATGCGCTTTTAAGTTTACACCTACCATGTTAGGCTAGTGATTCGTGAGTGCACACCGTTTCACGTAGTATTTTGTTAGGTGCTATTAGCAGCTAGAACCTCAAAAATATATTAGGCCTCTCAAccaaaagtttgaaataataatattcgTTTAAGGGATAAAATAATTAGCAGTTAGTGCACAAAAAACACCGTTTGTTTATTCATTGATCAAGGTAACCTAAGTGTTTAGGTATAAATACCCAACAAGCATCTTTATGGTACGAAGTTCAAAAAACATCATACGACACAAATATGCATGAAACAATACCTTCGTATTTATGTAAAAGAGCTGTTTTGACATTCACTTAATTTGCACCATAGAATCGATCACTACTAGAGTATGTGTGGCTGCATTCGATGTGTTTCGCTCGTCCATTCAAATGTACCAAACTCCATCATATGAAACTAAATATAAGAAGTGTTCCATAGATCTATCATGCTGATATCAGAGTGATCAAAATTCAAGCTAGTGAACTTATATAATCAAATCTTTTGATACAACACCAAGTTTAAGAAGCAACGTGAACTAGAACTGATCGATTTATATGATTAATTTCAGCATCCTTCTACATAAATAAAAGATGGAAAAAATCACCTAATTTCTTGTCATGAAGCAGCTTCAGAAACTTTATATCTATGAGGAGTGACTTCTTTCAATTAAACACAATCCTGGAAACAGTGCCTGCCCAGTATTGTGAAGCATCATCAATTAATAAACCGTGGCTGAATGCTGCACTTTCATGAGTCAAATGAtcaaaattttaagttgttagGATGAAATCAGATATGAGATTTTAGAGGAATTCTTGAAAACTTCATGTACTTACATCCAATTATTTCTGAACTTTCTTAGCTCTCTTTTTTGAGTCTGCCTGGTAGTTTCcgatttttaaatgaaaagaaGTCCTCTTCgcgatttcttttttttttttgatagggCAACTAAAAAGTTCGCCTCTTTACTCTTCTTCCCATATATGTTTGCCCGGTTGCCGCCCTTTCTCTGCCTAGAGGACTTGTCATTCGCAGACATAGCCCCATCCACCCTCAGAACCTTCCCGCTCCCACCATTTCCACCGACGACAAACCCACTCATTACCGGAGTCTTACACGTGGATCGCATCTTTCTGATCAGATTCCTAGGTCTACAAGTCTCACCTTTCACAGGCATCGCCACAGTATCATGCGTCAAGATGGGAGCGGAAGCGGAGGCACAGAAACCCCGCCTCCCTCATGGCCCTCCCTGAACATTTTGTCTTTCAATTTACCCTCATTGTCTCCAATCAATATATGGCCACAGCTGATACCGGTGGAGGAGTAGAACCCATTTGGTGAGGGTCCAAGAAAACACACAGCAGAATCAGAAGAGGCTTTACCTCTCCCGCTACCGCTTGTAGTTCGCTGCTCGTTTATTGGTCGGTGGTGCTGATCAGAAGAAACAGAATCGTGCATGACGAATGGGAGAAATCTCTGATTCCCACAGTGGCAAAGTCACGTTTTCAATTATATACGAGCTAGAATTTTCTAAGATAAAGTTGAGTTAATATTAACAAACAAAATCTCATATACAAAAAACATAGAGAAAAACCGAGCCGCTCGGGCAGTAACACATGGCTCCGCCCGTGTTCCTCCACCTTAAACCGCCGGAAAACTTAAAATTATGCACCACACTGGATCTTTGTGTACCCGAAAACATATCCTTGAACGCAAAATCTGTACTTATCTGTGTATTTCTTGGATTTTCGAAGCGTGAAAGAAGCAATGAGATGGAGACTTAAGGTGGAGGACAAAACGATTGCTTCCTGGGATCATGTGAAATGGCGGGGAAGAGGGGGCGGGGCGCTCCTTTCGTAGTTTCGACTTTGCACACCACTGATCTTTGACTTGGGTAGGAAGTTCCGGAAGTGTACATGATAGCgtataaaatgatatatagGCGGGGAAGGTGAACAATCAATTCAGatgttattgattatgtttttcctaatatgataaattatgttAATTATAAAAACTATATGCATTGATAGAGTCGTTATCACACCAAAAAAATGTTGATGTCGACCATATTAAATATATGCTCATTCTCAAGTTTCCTGaagaggaaaaaaattatacttcTTGGGATAGTGTAGAAGACGATAATCACAACCTTTTTCAATAAGAATGTTTGAATTCTCTTAGTCCAATTGGTTTGTCACCacataaaattatattgaaagTAAGAAGTCCTATCACGCTCTTGAGAAATGTTGCTCTCGAACTTGATCCATGTAGTGGAACAAGATTAATATGTCGTAGTCTAGGTAGAAATTTTTATAGATGTTGAGATCATAACAGGTCCTCACAAGAGTACCGGATTCTTTTTACATAGAATGTCCTTGAAAAGTgaaaataattatgtattaaCATTTGAGTTAACACGTCAACAGTTTCCCATAATGTTTAGTTTTGCTTGAGAATAAACAAAGCACGAGGTCAAACAATCCCAAATATTGACATATTTTTGTGTAACCATGTATTCAGCCAGGGTCAGCTACATGTGACACTTTCAAGACGAGTCTCACaaaattctacaaaaatttTGGTAAAAGACGGGATCGATCTAGTGTATTCGCAAGAAACGCGGTTTTCAAAGATGTATTGTTACCTAATAGAGAATGATAAAGTGTAAGTAAGCCAACTCTCtttattgtaaaattttcaaaattacatCATGTAGAAATAATCACAATAAGTTTATGGTCTATGATTTTTTATGTTGCTTTATGTTAGTGATCATATCAAATCCGTTTGTTCGTTTTGATCTTGCAGgtgataatgtatttattacgAGTTCCAAGGTCTTATGATCTAATCTCTCACATATTCTCAATAAAGtaaataaatcattatattagATCTTCTTAGACATTGTTTTATTATAATCTTTACAgacaaatttacatttttgttGGTAGATTTTAAACCCAAATGTTTCAAGATCTAGCAAAGTTTCAATCtcaaaatgtgaaattttatttGGCACATTTTCATATTTACTATTCTGGCATATTTGAACATTTGCTGCATATAAAAGCAATAATGATTTTTTATGATCAAAACCTATATCATGTAAGGTAACAAATTGAATTTGACAGATTTATTTAAGCTTTGGAATTTCACGATTCAAGTACAAAATGCTTTGGTGTCATGATATTGTAATATCatgaatgtttaaaatatttgtctcGGTGGCTAGTATATTATAAATGCAATTTTAGTTTGTGAATTGAcattttttgattttatttttgtatattattaATAGTTAgtttttatttagtaatttgtattttttttatttggtctTCTACGTAACTAGCTCTTGTAACAAGAataaaattactttaaaaacattaaaataaatataaataaaaaagagaaaa from Primulina huaijiensis isolate GDHJ02 unplaced genomic scaffold, ASM1229523v2 scaffold37901, whole genome shotgun sequence includes these protein-coding regions:
- the LOC140968839 gene encoding uncharacterized protein produces the protein MAMDTQRSRALHNFSFPGGLRWGNQRSLRCIKVDCDSQGSPLREFSSNGSDSSGHRHHQDLSQLRQTAGDRGREKGSPDSDFVFLGSIQMDCTPPQVTHGGCGIGDDEGNGVTAVRENVMFDRQKAADESKVSIFKEGGEVSVSPQSLTPHPAAMSVGGDTNRPWNLRKRRAACKTPASEFAVGVNGVASWPGVGGKGMREDGVRPSSDISLIKAAAAAVTSKSLRSGSNGFGEKRKREKFSVALSKREIEEDFLTFTGHKPPRRPKKRAKIVLRQLDTLFPGLWLTEITPELYKVSGAAAP